Part of the Desulfovibrio sp. ZJ209 genome, CTGCAATGTCAAGCGCGTCATGGCCGAGGCCGTCACGTGGGGAAAACGCGGAGCGAGGATCAATTCCATCTCGCCCGGCATCATCGTGACCCCGCTCGCCATTGACGAATTCAACGGCCCGCGCGGGGACTTTTACAAGCGGATGTTCGCCTCCTGCCCGGCGGGACGCCCCGGCACGGCGGATGAGGTCGCCAATGTGGCCGAATTGCTGCTGGGACCGCAGGGTTCGTTCATTACCGGGGCGGACTTTCTGGTAGACGGGGGTGCCACGGCGGCATTCTTTTATGGAGACCTTGGGCAGGAGAAGGGATAATGGCCGCACCAGCAGTTCTCATCGCCTACTTCTCTAATGCGGGGCAAAACTATGTTGATGGAAAAATCGTCGAGCTTCCCGTGGGGAATACCGAGGTAGCAGCAGAAAAACTGTCCGAAATCACCGGCGCCCGGCTGGTGCGTATCGAACAGGCGCAAACCTATCCCGGGGACTATCATGAGCTCACGGAAGTTGCCAAAAAGGAGCTCAGGGCCGGTGCAAGGCCGGAATTGAAAAGCGCCGTCCCCGATATGACGGGCGTGGACGTACTTTTCTTGGGCTATCCCAACTGGTGGGGCACCATGCCCATGCCTGTCTGGACCTTTCTGGACGCCATCCCCACAGCGGGCAAAGCCATAGCGCCGTTTTGCACCAATGAGGGCAGCGGCATGGGCCGCAGCGAAAAGGACCTGAGCGCCCTGTGCCCGGCCGCGACCATCCGGGCAGGCTTGCCCATCATCGGCCACAAGGTGCATGAGGCAGAGGCGCTTTTACGCAAATGGGCGCGGGACATCCTCGCGTGACGCAATATCTGCAAATGACGGCAAATACCGCGGTGGCATGAGAGCTGGCGCGAAATCCCCTCAACATCCACAGGAGAAAATCATGAACAACTTCGTCTTCCAGAACCATACCCGCGTTTATTTCGGCAAGGGCGTCGTGGGCAAGTATCTTGCAAAGCTCCTCGAGCCCTATGGCAAGAATGTGCTGCTCGCCTATGGCGGCGGCTCCATCAAAAAAACCGGCGTCTATGACGCAGTGACGGCGGCTGTGCGCGCGGC contains:
- a CDS encoding flavodoxin yields the protein MAAPAVLIAYFSNAGQNYVDGKIVELPVGNTEVAAEKLSEITGARLVRIEQAQTYPGDYHELTEVAKKELRAGARPELKSAVPDMTGVDVLFLGYPNWWGTMPMPVWTFLDAIPTAGKAIAPFCTNEGSGMGRSEKDLSALCPAATIRAGLPIIGHKVHEAEALLRKWARDILA